DNA from Pseudomonadota bacterium:
ACGCCGGAGAATCAGCAGGGCTTCTGCCCATAGTCGGCCCATAGCAGCAGGCGCGTCCCCGAACCTGGGCTGCAGCGGCGGCCCCGCTGGTACAACGGCCCGGGAACTCGATTCGAGTGTCTGGGCTGTTGTGCCTGCGGCGAGTGTGCCGGTGGCGAGGCACGGTGCCCATCCCGGACTTGCTCCGAGCGACCACGCGCGTATCCTGGCAAACACAGGAGTAGACGATGCCCTCGTTCGACGTGGTCTCGGAGCCCCCGCTGCACGAGATCGACAACGCGGTACAGCAGGCTTCGCGGGAGCTCGCGCAGCGGTACGACTTTCGCGGGACCGAGACCAGCATCGACAAGACCGAAGAGGGGCTTGTTCTGCGCTCCAGTAGCGAGGGCCGACTGCAAGCAGCCTACGATGTACTGCAGCAGAAGCTGGTCAAGCGTGCTGTTTCCCTCAAGGTGCTGGATCCCGAGCCGCTCGAGCCAGCCGCCAAGGGTCACGTGCGGCGCCGCATCAAGCTCAGGCGCGGCGTGAGCGCGGAGAAGGGCAAGGAGATGGTGAAGGCGCTCAAGGCCAGCAAACTCAGAGTACAGACGGCGATTCAGAGCGATCAGCTGCGCGTGACCGGCAAGAAGAAGGACGAACTGCAGGAAGCTATTCGTCTACTGAAGGAGACCGAGTTCGGGATCGCCCTGCAATTCACCAATTTCAGAGACTAGTCTCGAATTCAGCGCTCTTGGTGAAGCGTAATCCCCGCGAAGACTGGCAGATCAAGGCGCGAGCTCGACCGCGATCATCGACCAATGTCACGCGGTTGAAGGACTGGCCGTGAGCCCGCGGTAAAGGCTCTCGTAGGTACGGGCGCGGCGCTCCCAGGAATTGTCGAGGCGCATGACTCGGCAGCGAAGGTTCTCGAATTCATGCCGGCGAGCAAAGCAAGCCAACGCGCGGCGGGTGGCCGCTACGAGCTCTTCGGCGTCTGCCTCGTCGAACACGAAACCATTGCCCGTTTCGAGCTTGCTGTTGCAGTCCACGATCGTGTCCGCCAGTCCACCGGTGGCGCGCACGATGGGCAGTGAGCCGTAGCGTTGCGCATGCATCTGCATCAGCCCGTAAGGCTCGTAGCGGGCCGGAAGCAGGAGGAAATCGCTGGCCGCAAGGGCCTGGCGTAACTGGGCCTCTCGCACGCCTGCAACGACCCGAAGGCGATCGCCGAAGCGCTCCTGCAATGCCTCCAGCGGCGAGAGATCGACCGAGCCGTGGCCGGGGCAAAGTACGCACAGCTGGACGTTGTTTTGCAGGATGGAAGGGGCTGCGTCTATCAGCAGGTCGGCACCTTTGTCGCGGCTCGCTTCGCTCGCAAACACGGCCAGCGGCAGCTGGGCCTCTACCGGTAGCTCCAGGGTACGCTGGAAGGTCAACTTGCAGCGCGTTTTGCCCGTAAGGTCGGTTGGGCCGAAACGAGCGGGCAGGTGCGCATCGATCACCGGGTTCCAGACGGATACGTCGATTCCGTGGACGATGCCAACGAGGTCGCTGCCACGTGCCGCCAATCGGCCTTCGAGACCCTGCCCGCAACCGGGCACCACGATCTGCCGGGCATGGGTTGCAGAGCCGGCGACCACCCGATCTGCGGCCAAGATGCCTTCCTCGAGCAGGTTGACCTCTTGTCGCTGGTGATCGGTTGACGCTTCGTCAAGAAGCTCGCGTGCTGCTTCGATGTCCACGAGCTGCTGCTGCTTGAAGAGTCCCTGTTGCTTGATGTCGTGCAAAGACAGCACGCTGCGCAGCCGAGAGAGCTCGTCATCGCGCTTGCTCCAGACTGTCGAAAGTGCCCCGCCCCAGCCATGAGCATGCAGGATGTCGAAAGCAGGCTGCCGATCCCGAGCGATCGCCACGGCGCTGCGGCACAGCAAGGCGGTGCGGGTGAAAGCTTGTGCCGGCGTTTCCGGCGCCGTCGGCTCGTGGGTCGCGAACCACTCGGCGTGGCCGACAAAGAGCAGATCGACTCCGCCGGCTGTTCGTCCGTCGTAGAGCTCGCACGTGTACTCTGCCTCACCCAACTTGAGCCTCAGGTTGGTCAGCCGGCGCGCTAGCGAGCGGCCCGCCGCATCCACGTTCCTGTAGAGGGGCGACAGAACCGTGACTCCGTGCCCGAGCGCCCGCAGCG
Protein-coding regions in this window:
- a CDS encoding YajQ family cyclic di-GMP-binding protein, whose amino-acid sequence is MPSFDVVSEPPLHEIDNAVQQASRELAQRYDFRGTETSIDKTEEGLVLRSSSEGRLQAAYDVLQQKLVKRAVSLKVLDPEPLEPAAKGHVRRRIKLRRGVSAEKGKEMVKALKASKLRVQTAIQSDQLRVTGKKKDELQEAIRLLKETEFGIALQFTNFRD
- a CDS encoding glycogen synthase, with product MQILFVASELAPHSASGETAQVVAALAKALRALGHGVTVLSPLYRNVDAAGRSLARRLTNLRLKLGEAEYTCELYDGRTAGGVDLLFVGHAEWFATHEPTAPETPAQAFTRTALLCRSAVAIARDRQPAFDILHAHGWGGALSTVWSKRDDELSRLRSVLSLHDIKQQGLFKQQQLVDIEAARELLDEASTDHQRQEVNLLEEGILAADRVVAGSATHARQIVVPGCGQGLEGRLAARGSDLVGIVHGIDVSVWNPVIDAHLPARFGPTDLTGKTRCKLTFQRTLELPVEAQLPLAVFASEASRDKGADLLIDAAPSILQNNVQLCVLCPGHGSVDLSPLEALQERFGDRLRVVAGVREAQLRQALAASDFLLLPARYEPYGLMQMHAQRYGSLPIVRATGGLADTIVDCNSKLETGNGFVFDEADAEELVAATRRALACFARRHEFENLRCRVMRLDNSWERRARTYESLYRGLTASPSTA